The proteins below come from a single Papaver somniferum cultivar HN1 chromosome 11, ASM357369v1, whole genome shotgun sequence genomic window:
- the LOC113321757 gene encoding uncharacterized protein LOC113321757, protein MFSTPYVLFFALLLSVPLIFLLAPKILPPKHQPISLPDELDDLALFRRASLASMNHPQSKSSISHLGTTNPPPKIAFLFLTNSDLIFAPLWEKFFKGNEKLYNIYIHADPSIKITPPGGVFNGRFIAGKKTKRASPTLISAARRLLATALLDDQSNTFFALVSQHCIPLHSFRFVYHSLFASPHTESSSKSLSTESWVTRWNRRGQVRYSSFIEILGEEPTLRDRYTARGENVMMPEVSFDDFRVGSQFFILTRRHSLLVIRDRRLWRKFRLPCLNKESCYPEEHYFPTLLSMEDPKGCTHFTLTNVNWTGSTGGHPHEYKPGEISAELVYRLRVSNSTYSYLFARKFNADTLNPLMEIADTVIFRD, encoded by the coding sequence ATGTTTTCTACACCATATGTATTGTTCTTTGCTCTGTTACTTTCGGTGCCATTGATATTTCTTCTGGCACCTAAAATTCTCCCACCAAAACATCAACCAATTTCTCTTCCTGATGAACTTGATGATCTTGCTTTATTTCGAAGAGCATCTCTAGCATCCATGAATCATCcgcaatcaaaatcatcaatTTCACATCTGGGTACAACAAATCCACCACCGAAAATCGCTTTTCTGTTTTTGAcaaattctgacctaatttttgCTCCTCTTTGGGAAAAATTCTTCAAAGGGAATGAAAAATTGTATAATATTTATATCCACGCAGATCCATCAATCAAAATAACACCTCCTGGTGGTGTATTTAATGGAAGATTTATAGCAGGTAAGAAAACAAAACGTGCATCTccaactttgatttctgctgctaGAAGGCTTTTAGCAACTGCTCTTCTCGATGATCAATCAAATACGTTTTTTGCTCTGGTTTCTCAACACTGTATTCCTCTCCACTCATTTCGATTTGTTTATCACTCGTTATTTGCATCACCTCATACCGAGTCATCTTCAAAATCTTTATCAACCGAGTCATGGGTAACTCGTTGGAATCGTCGTGGTCAAGTTAGATACAGTAGTTTTATTGAAATTCTGGGTGAAGAACCAACTCTACGGGATAGATACACAGCAAGAGGAGAAAATGTAATGATGCCTGAAGTATCGTTTGATGATTTCCGTGTTGGATCACAGTTTTTTATACTAACTCGTCGTCATTCATTGCTTGTAATTCGAGATCGAAGGTTATGGAGGAAATTCAGATTACCTTGTTTAAACAAAGAATCTTGTTACCCAGAAGAACATTATTTTCCTACTTTGTTATCTATGGAAGATCCAAAAGGTTGTACTCATTTTACACTAACTAATGTAAATTGGACTGGTAGTACTGGTGGTCATCCTCATGAATACAAGCCAGGGGAAATCAGTGCTGAACTTGTTTACAGACTTAGGGTTTCAAATTCAACTTACTCCTATCTGTTTGCAAGGAAATTCAATGCCGATACTTTGAATCCGTTAATGGAGATTGCTGATACCGTCATTTTCAGAGACTGA